In Pleuronectes platessa chromosome 5, fPlePla1.1, whole genome shotgun sequence, a single genomic region encodes these proteins:
- the LOC128440330 gene encoding eukaryotic translation initiation factor 4 gamma 1 translates to MIPTHVGFLGAASYESVSCVTANFQAFVTDLSHEDLDVEENLQEMVELIFKRAVKKPDSAAVFAELCQHLSEVEFQSLSDWSASVSFRSLLVKHCQAEFMKNLDKEGIHQESWSCLKPVQDVRVTDRLREEQQNTKPSGRFLNMLRFIGELFLSKVLAEKSMHCCIRRLLQKGDGPSLEGLCQLLQMIQQDLEVVTEKEGMDTYYNQLDHIAEKGKRAPRLSLLLRETVDARKMAYSTPH, encoded by the exons atgatcccaacacACGTGGGctttctcggcgctgcctcctacgagtccgtcagctgcgtcACTGCAAACTTTCAAGCCTtcgtgacggatctgagtcacgaggacttGGACGTTGAGGAGaacctgcaggaaatggttgagctcattttcaagagggccgtgaagaaaccagactctgctgcagtcttcgcggagctgtgtcaacacctctcagaa gtggagttcCAATCCTTGTctgactggtcagccagcgtctccttcaggtctctgctggttaaacactgccaggcagagttcatgaAGAACTTGGACAAGGAGGGCATTCATCAAGAGAGTTGGTCCTGCCTGAAGCCAGTCCAGGATGTGAGGGTcaccgaccggctgagggaagagcaacagaaCACCAAACCTTCCGGTCGCTTCCTCAATATGCtgaggtttattggggagctgttcctctccaaggtgctggcagagaaatccatgcactgctgcatcaggaggctgttgcagaaaggagacgggccgtctcttgagggcctctgtcagctcctccagatgatccagcaggacctggaggtggtgacgGAAAAGGAAGGGATGGacacctactataaccagctggaccatatcgcagagaaagggaagagggcaccaaggctctcccttttgttgaggGAAACAGTGGATGCCAGGAAGATGGCATACTCcaccccccactaa